Genomic window (Ureibacillus composti):
TTAGCAGAACGAACACAAGATAATGGCTCTAAACGTACCCTACATGAAACCATGATGGAAGTAAGTGAAATAGTGGCAGATTTGAAAAAAAGGGTTGGAGAATTGGAAAATGAAGAATATCAATATAAAGGATATTAAGAGGAGAGGAGGTCTTTTATATTATGCCTGAATGGCTAGATGTCATAGTTCGATCGATATTGTTTGTTGTGGTGCTTTTCTTCATGACCAAGTTGTTAGGGAAAAAGCAAATAGCTCAACTTTCTTTCTTTGAATATGTTACTGGAATAACCATTGGAAGCATAGCAGGAGAAAGTATTATGGGATTAGATGGAAACATGATTTATGGGTTAATAGCTATGATAGTTGTTGCGGCTATTCCGTTTATAGTTGGTTTAATTTCTCTAAAGAGCAAAAAGTTTCGCGATTTTACAGAAGGCAAGGGGACTATATTCATCAAAGACGGAAAAGTTATGGAAGATAACTTAAAAAAAGAGAGATATACAGCGGACGAATTATTGGAATTACTTAGAAGGAAGGATGTCTTTCAGGTTTCTGATGTGGAATTTGCGGTTTTAGAACCTGCAGGGGATTTATCTGTCATGCTGAAGAAAGAAAACCAACCTTTAACACCAAAAGATTTAGACATGAAAGTAGTTTCAATTAAGGAGCCTCAGACTGTTATTATGGATGGTAAGATTTTGGATGAGCCTCTTGCAACCATTGGGTATAGTCGAGGATGGATAAAGACAGAACTAGAAAAGCAGGGGGTTACTATTGAAAATGTTTTTCTTGGACAAGTAAACTCTTATGGGGAATTAACCGTTGATCTTTTTGATGATAAGCTTCAAGTTCCATCTCCTCAAGAAAGACCTATGATCCTTTCAACGATGAAAAAATGCCAAGCGGACTTAGAATTATTTGCGCTTGCAACAGATGATAAGGTGGCTAAGCAGCTCTATACAAAAAACAGTGAAAAACTACAAAATGCTATTGATAAAGTCTCCCATATATTAAAAAGTTAATCTGGATAGATTGATACGTAATTCAAGGTAGAGAAGAACTTAGTTAAAAAGAAAACAAGACAGCTTGCCAATTAATTAATGACTTTTAGGTATGAGAATATGTCTAAGTTATTCAATTAAACCACCAAATAGAAGCTCTTCCCTTTAAAGGGCGCGTTTATTTAACGTGTCTTTTTTATTTAAAGTGCCATCTATGATTTTCGGCAATTCTCTAACAAAACCTTGTTCTCTCTTTATCTGCCAACTTGTACGGATAATAATGTTTCCTTCGTTCGACTACTATTTTTATTTTTTTCATTGTTCACTCCCCATTGTGCTTATCAATTTATTAAGTATTTTTCTATTTCCATTTGTAAAAAAGGTACATCTGGCCATATAATCATCGCCTTTAAAGAAATCGAGATAGTTAATTTGAAATTTAGATGAGATTATCTAGAAATGTACTTAACTATCCCTTAGCTTAGGAAAAACTTGAAGATTGGTTTAAAGCAGTTAAGTAGTTTATAAAGCAATGCACCTAAGCAGAGGAGACTGGGACAAAACGAAAAATACCATTTTTCTTGATACTTTATAAAGCTTTTTTATATATTGTAGG
Coding sequences:
- a CDS encoding DUF1657 domain-containing protein; protein product: MTVVSDVKQCLASLKGVESSLSNLAERTQDNGSKRTLHETMMEVSEIVADLKKRVGELENEEYQYKGY
- a CDS encoding DUF421 domain-containing protein, with amino-acid sequence MPEWLDVIVRSILFVVVLFFMTKLLGKKQIAQLSFFEYVTGITIGSIAGESIMGLDGNMIYGLIAMIVVAAIPFIVGLISLKSKKFRDFTEGKGTIFIKDGKVMEDNLKKERYTADELLELLRRKDVFQVSDVEFAVLEPAGDLSVMLKKENQPLTPKDLDMKVVSIKEPQTVIMDGKILDEPLATIGYSRGWIKTELEKQGVTIENVFLGQVNSYGELTVDLFDDKLQVPSPQERPMILSTMKKCQADLELFALATDDKVAKQLYTKNSEKLQNAIDKVSHILKS